A single window of Sphaerodactylus townsendi isolate TG3544 linkage group LG03, MPM_Stown_v2.3, whole genome shotgun sequence DNA harbors:
- the UBL4A gene encoding ubiquitin-like protein 4A, which produces MLLTVKALQGRECSLQVSPDERISAVKHLVSEKLNVPVSQQRLLFKGKALADEHRLSDYSIGPESKLNLVIKPPEKASPEEVGRRCGSPQTPAVWHTLAQVLGRHYSTADAEKVLEQLQKDYERSLRLLSLDDIERLATRLLHPEVAEAVEMGFLD; this is translated from the exons ATGCTGCTGACGGTGAAGGCGCTTCAGGGCCGGGAGTGCAGCCTGCAG GTATCCCCAGACGAGCGTATCTCCGCTGTCAAACACCTGGTCTCAGAGAAGCTGAACGTGCCCGTGTCCCAGCAGCGCCTGCTTTTCAAAGGCAAAGCTTTGGCAG ATGAACACCGCCTCTCTGATTACTCCATTGGGCCGGAGTCCAAGCTGAACCTGGTGATCAAGCCGCCGGAGAAGGCGTCCCCCGAGGAAGTGGGCCGCAGATGTGGCTCCCCCCAGACACCTGCTGTTTGGCACACACTGGCTCAAGTCCTGGGCAGGCATTACAGTACAGCCGATGCGGAGAAAGTGctggagcagctgcagaag GATTACGAGCGGAGCCTGCGGCTGCTGAGCTTAGATGACATTGAGCGTCTGGCTACACGGCTGCTTCACCCCGAGGTGGCGGAGGCCGTGGAGATGGGCTTTCTGGATTAG